The genomic stretch ccaccatcagttctcaaaatcttgatctttcgaccgctctgtcttttgaccatagatttaaacttggcaaatacctcgatcacttcacttttcttctggatcaggtaagaccacagtttttaactgaaatcatctatgaatgtaataaattatttgttacctccaattgaatccacctggagaggaccacatacataacagtatatgacttcaagaatttccttcgacgtgcttcctgcatccttactaaagttgttcttatgctgcttcgtctgcacgcattcttcacacacttcatttggaatatcgatttctggtaatcctgaaaccatatttcttctcttcaaatctcggatgtctttgaaattgagatgaccaagtccgtaatgccatatccattcatctttgttggctgttgttgcaaggcacttatgttccatcacatttagttcaatcttgaaggttctattctgagacattgaagtcttcaagatcaaccttccatttgagtcgataactctcatcatcttgtcttcgatcgacaccttgtagttcttttcgactaacttccctatgttgagcaaattactcttcatgcctggtatgtacaacatatttgaaattaccgacctcttgccatctttcctcataatcagaacatcaccaacaccttcagctgctagagtgttgtcatttacaaatttcaccatgttcttcatgagggctttatgttgacaaaccgatcttttcttccagacatgtgtgataagcatcttgagtccaagtaccactggtccttgaatctctcttcttctctcGTTGTAACCAacaacaacgtctcttcttcttcgtgtttcgccagctttgcataagtttcttgattcttctgcttttttggacaatcactagaatagtgaaCATACATTTGACAATTGTAACACCGAATGTGACCCTTGTCTGgattttgaccaccacctcttcctctacccgcaacaccacctctttggttcCCTTGGTTCCAGagttttctctgattcgaccagttttCTTCTTGCTGgtttcgaccagtcgaattgttgtaacctcctctgcctttgttgccattccaacttcctttgccttttctttcttttgctaattgagcctgcaaagccatatcactcttcgactttcctacagctctttcatccattctttgttcatgagattcaagcgtcccttgaagctcttcctttgtcaattttgacaaatcttttgactcttctatggctactaccacatggtcgaactttggagccaacaacctcaagatctttccaacaacagatcttgatgtcaacacttttccacataccttgatttgattcaccagtttcgtaaccttggtgaaaaagtcagttatgctttcattatCTTTCATCTGAAGtaattcatacgttcttttgtgagtttgtaacctcacctctttcatcttctccgcgcctccagatgatttctccagaatttcccatgcttctttcgccgactctgcatcactaaccttttcaaagttatttTCATCAACATATggatggattataaagagagctttataatatttcttcttcaattctttatgtgcagccttttcttgatctgtcgcggcttctgcaagcgttgctactccttccttcacaagatcctaaagatcttgataacagaacacaacttttatctacttgcaccaattctcataattgttgttcttgagaatcatAAGATTTGATGGAAAATtcccgtttggatgattcgttgccatggtgattttcttcccacgaatcaattaaaccggagctcttgataccagatgttggaaatcccccaaaacctatggagaattaCAATCAATCTTGATTAAAAAtattgttatcacccacacaataacaaaGAAAAGAGAATAACAAGGGAGAAGGAAACAAAGAAAGTAAAGAACAATAAAGGAGAAGaattaaattctgcagagtttctctctgcccacaaactgtggaaaacttgttattcactttacaactgtaaaatactgtgaatacaatgttatgaatactctattcacttcattacaaaaataagggttactccatctatttatagatttagattaacttggacctcaaagcaaaacccaaaactataaaagcccaaaatagctaacactactaaaataggcataagtcaaaatcctgtgtgaagcaacatgctttgacacttcgacactaacacaactcaacacactagaTGGTTTGACACTTCTttgttctgtcgagcaacctgctttgACACAAGTAATTACAATTCAACAGTTACTGCAATCATTTATCTACCAAATCTTTGTATTCATCAAATTCGACTTTAGCTACAACTACTTCCTCCTCTGATCTGTTCGACAACCTTTTTATCAGTCTAAATGAATAGTAAAAATATTATTATGATCAATCTTGATATAGTTAATCATAGGTGAAAATAGTCAAATTTAAGATTAAAGTTATCTACGGTAGAAGTCTTAGACAAGATAACATCCTTAGATAAGAAAGAGCATTGCAATGATCACACTTAAAGAAAATAAAGATTTTGTCAAGAAAATAACATTTAGAAacattgaaaatgaaaaaagatcATCATATCATAAAGTTACAGAAGATCACATTAATCTAAACATTACATACCATGGTACATAGAACTCCACTAGAATAACTTTTGTTTCATCTAAGACAACCTTATAAAAGTTATTAGGGGAGAGAACTACCATACTAGATGGAAAAGAAAGTATCTTTACATTGATACCTACTTAaacaatatattttattttatattaatgATAGCATATCAAATACCGGCGCTAACCGAATGaagtttaaaaatatttaaaatgtTATGAAGAACATAATAGATGACTAACTATCAAGGCAATATATACTGTAATAGTGACAATCTATAAGACatgaataaaattgaaaaataacATTGAGTGGTTAGATTACACTAAATATTCATAACATTGACTCAAAATGTATAAAAGTAAGTAATTTTTAAAAATGTGTATGAAATGATGTAATTAACAAAGAAACAACGATCTTATGCTAAAGATTCTTGAAAAAGCATATAAGAATCTTTCATGTTTACAAAACCAGCAAATGCTTCAGGAGTATGCACACATTCAACATCGTACATGACATCAACGCGTCAATAAtgataataattttaaaaaaaaaattaaacataATCCTATGTGTCACTATCCAAGACCGGCCGAATCAATATGAAGACCATGTTCTAATTTGAAAATAAGCctaaattaaaaatatatataattttaataaaaaagttaatatatataaaaaatacaATTATATATTAACAAAATGAAGGAGAAAAATACTGAAAGTATTCTTTAAACTATTAAAAAAATACTTCATACAACTTAAAATTTTTAATCACTTTAAAAAAAGTTTTTCtccaatttttttttgaaacaaatTCATCAACTAAGTCTTTATATTTTGTATCTTCAAAAGATCattaaacaaataaataaaattgtaaattaaaaattaaaaaaaaaattaacaatcgtaaaataaaaagaatcaataattaaaaatgaatgaaaaCATTAAATCTTCAATTTCATTTTACCTTTTATATTTTATATTCATATTTAAATAGtttaaattattaatatttatcataataataataataataataataataataatagtaataataataataataataataataataataaattaagAAATGTAATCAGAAGAAAATTTGTAACTAGGATGATTGAACGCATAACCTTATACCAACATGTTTTAATTTAGTCTGTCACTGCTTAAGTTAATGACAattttatgtttatttttcattttataatttatttaatataatattaagaatttcttttattttttaaaaaataaaatgagatcCCCTGATTTGGAGGCCTTAGGCTAAGGGTCGTCTTGCCCTTACTCAGGATCGGCCCTGGTTATAACTTTCACCTAGGATGTTAAGAGTTTCTCTAACCCAAGTCCATCCATGAGAATAAAGAAATTTATTACCTTGTTTTAATAAGTAGCTCATATGATAGTCAAATGCAATTGCTATTGCACCGTAATATATTTTATCGAACTTGTATCGTCTTTTTTAATTTTTCTTGATTACTCGTTGATTTGTTTAGAATGCATCTATTAAATAATTTGAAAACAAGAACATTATAAATTGCAAATACATATTCATTGAAGTAGCTAAAATGCATAAATGTCTTAAACAAAAGCTAAAAACTAAAATAATATAATACTTTAGGATACATCTAAAGACTCAAATATAAACTTAAAGCATAAAAGTCGATaaaaacataaaacataaaattaAATCTAAAACTGAATACTAAAGGATTTCACTTATACTTGTATGGAATTCACTCTATCAAATCGCTCATAGAATCTTTTAAATATATTAGTAAGACTCTATTTTGTTCATCCTTAAGCATCTCTAAAGCATAACTAAATTGTTGATCATTTAAAAGTCCTTCTTCCTTTGCACATTTTAATATTTCAACACAAATTGGAATAGAATATTGTCCATTGATATTAGATGTTGTCGTAATTTCAACCTTTTCAACTTCATTATGGCCTTTTGAGGCTTGAACTAATCTTTCTAATATTTTTCTCATTATGGGTGTAGTCTCAACTTTTGCCTTACCCTTTGTTGATTTTTCATCCATGTTTGTTGAaatctttcttttatttttggATTGTGTGTTTCTCTTCGGACTTAATTCATCATCAGAATCAATAATTTCGTGTGCCACATCTATAGTAGGGTTTTGGTTGGTAGATTCTAATAGTACTCCCATAAACACCCAAATATGAATTCCAATTCATCACGAAATTCCAAAATTTGATATCGAAACCTAGCATATTTCACATTCTCCTGTGTAATTAATAACAAGAGATAAAATTTAGACAATTTAAATTCTCCtacttaactttcaataattaaaaattaaaatatttacAACGCTAACCATTTTCTTAGCATCCCACCATGCAGGATTAACATCAATTTTTCTTGTTTGAGGATTCCATCCTAAACCAATTTCTTTATCGAATAATTGTTTCCATGTAGTCCAATCAGTTCTCAAACTATCCAACCTATTCTTTAACTACTTTTGGATATAGTTTTTATTAGTACGTTTATTGTATTCTTCACGTATTTCTTcccattttttatttttaaaagcAATTCCTGAATTTTCACATTTACGAATCTCATTTATACAATTTTCATGTAACACTTTAGTATTAAAATCATCCCACTTTACTTTTCTTACATTTTCAAAACTATTTAGAATGCTTTCTTTAGTAATCATAATCTgtaatatataaaaaaattataaatatatgAGTTAGAAAGATATATGAAAGCTTTCTTTAGTAGTCCTAAATTTTTAGAATTATTTGGAAAAAAAATGTTATTGATAGATTCTAATTATCCATTATAAATATTATATTTGATAATGAACTTATTTTATAATGCAATCGAAATTCGGTCTTTGTTTCGTATAAATTAATAACAGCTTATAATTTGTTTAAAAAAATAGAGTATAAAATAAATTACATTTCATgtattattttaaaaaatattaatgaTAGTGAATAATACATCGATAAATATAATATTTGATAAAAAATTATAAATTGATCAATCGaaacaaaataaattaattaGTTTGATTTGAttctattttaaaaaaaatattaaaaaccaAACAATATTAAGTCAATAAAGATATCATTGGTTTGgataattttttattaaaaactAGTTCAAACCGAACCAATTACACATCTATAGATTTCAAAAGAATTTACATTATCAATATATGATAATTAAACCCTTTTTAATTAAGAAAAAACAACCTAATTTTTCTCTCCATAAATTTTCATAAGAAATACCATTGTTCTCCTTTATCTACCTTCTTAAATTGATAATTATctttatataattttattttaaaatttagtAAGTTCTTAAATATTCGAGTTTTTGTTGAATACCACCTTTAGACGaaatatatttaaattttttagttttaaaaataaattattataaaAAGTAATATGATTTTTAATGATAGGAAAATGGATAAATATCCAACCAAATTCTAGAATACCATTGTTTACCTTAAAATTATTAGAAAAACTATCCAATAAACTCTTTATTAATGCTCATAAATCTCTTGAAATATTAGAATTCAAAATTAACAATATACACAAATGAAAAAACTAATAGTAGATCTTTATATTTAAAGACAAAACaactaaaaataaataatacTAGTATATAGGAGTATATATTTAGACAGAACAAAAAGTATAGGAGTATAAGACATTACCGGCATAAAAGAGAATTATGAAAGTATAGAAAGTGTGATTTAATGGTCAATATAAGAATCCAAATATCCCATAAAGAAATATAAAGAATCCAAATATCCCGTAAAAAATATAGAGAATGCATTAttgcaaaaataaataaaaagaaatattttatttttaaaaagtcacATTTAAAAACGAGTAAAAGTTTTTAAAATtcaataaataataatttttccTTTTAATTCCGCCTAAGGTATCATGTAGCTCTTGAAAGTTGAGCCTATTGTTTATCGGTTAATTACATTACACTCTAAATTAATTTACATCGCTTTCAAGATCAGATTCATTTCAGGTTTTCCCCTTATCCCATATTGCGGTCCGATTCATTTTATCACTCAAAATAAAACTAATTTTTACCTCATCTATTTTTGGCAACACCAACTTAATTTCAATAAGCAAAATAATTAAAATTTGTTATAAAGCTACTTTTTGGTCAGATCCAGGGGTCATTTTGACGTAATTTGACTAATGGCAACGTCGTAATAATACAATAAATCATGTCCATTCTTATAACAATACCCCTTTAAAAACCACCGTATTACCCTCTTCATTCTCAAAAAAAACTCAGTATCCCTTAAACAAACCCCTCTCTTTCTCTCCGTTACACCTTGTACTTTCTCTCTCTAAAAAAAAATACTTTAGAGAGAGAAAGCATCATTATCGTCATCGCCATCGCAAACCAAAAATCAATGGAGAAAATGGGTGTGAGCGGAAAAAGATTCGGGGTGTTGTTATGTGCGGATGATTCAGACTATGTGAAGAAAATGTACGGAGGGTATTTTGGGGTTTTCGTGAAAATGTTGGAGGAAGACGGTGAGATTTGGGACGTGTACAAGGTGGCGCGTGGAGAGTTTCCCAAAGACGATGAATTGGTTCTTTACGATGGTTTTGTCATCACTGGCAGTTGCAGTGATGCACATGGAAATGACACATGGGTTTCTCAACTCGTCAATTTGCTTAAGAAATTGAACAAGATGAACAAAAAAATCCTCGGCATTTGCTTCGGTCATCAGGTACTACACTAATCCAAATTTAGTAAATTAATCACTGTCTATTATGCTAACTTGTCTGGTTAATCACTGTTTTTATGATGCGCTacataaatataaatataaatatgTGATTAACAAATTTAgtttattaaattaaatttatacCTGTCAGTGTTTTACAAATTTAGGATTGGTTCAAGTTGTAGCTTTTTTTTATTCCTTTAGTTTTCTTCTTTGATGGTACATATTTGTCTTGTAGTTCAGCAATAATATGTGGAAATTTGGAAATTGATCCACAACTTTTTTTTGTTGATAAAGTTGATGTTTATAGCTTGACTAAAACGGTGATAACGACTTGACTTTTTCTAATCAGAATTATTCATTTAAAAGAATCTTTATAAGCTTTTCCAATATGAAAGTCTGTAAAAATAGAACACTTGTCTATATGCATGGACCATGATGATGCAATCTTCACACGCATCACTTACATTATTCCACATGATAATGATATGGTATCACCTCACTTATATAAGTGCTTTAGTTTCTTTTTTCGTGTAagttttttatttataaatttgaATAATCAATATATTGAGTTGATATATAGAAAATATTATCAATTGTTAATTTGATTAGATACTTGGTCGTGCATTGGGAGGAAAGGTGACTCGGTCACCAACTGGCTGGGACCTTGGTGTCAGAAAAATAACACTGTCATCTTCGTTACCATCACCATTGTCTTCTCTCCAACTTCCTTCAAGGCTCTCCATTATTAAATGCCACAGGGATGAGGTAGATAGAATTAtttattatttctatttttaattaaGATTATCATGTGATTATTTTTTAAGTATATCATAACACAAGATAAGATAAGCTAATTTATTATTAGATTCGAGAGCTCCCTGCCAAGGCTGAAGTGATTGCTAAATCAGATAAGACTGGAATTGAGATGTTTAGATATGGAGATCATATAATGGGAATTCAAGGTCACCCTGAGTATTCTAAAGACATTCTTTTCAATATTATTGACAGGCTTATTCAGCGAAATTTCATCACGGTATAaccatttttttctttttattatttgTATTAATTAATACTATAAATAAATTTCGTTTATGTGTATGTGATAATATTCTAATTTGTTTTGAATGATGACAGGAAAATTTGGCTGTGAAAGCAAAGGAAAAGGCTGGAATGTGGGAGCCAGATAAGGAGGCATGGAAGAGACTGTGCATCACCTTTCTCAAGGGTCGTTCTTGTGAAAGAAAAAATGGAATAGAAAATATCAGTATTGGTGGGATATTTTGAAGTAGAAGATAATTAATCAACAGGTGTGGCACATGCACCTTCTAGTAAGAAGCACGTGTTGGTTTGGCAATGTTAATTAGTGATAGAACTATAGATGCAGTTTATGTACCTCAATTTGTAAATATGTAATTTAATGTTAATGAAAAAGCTTTTATTGGTTTGTCTCTTTACAACAAAATTGCGGTATTACACATTTTATTAGGATTATTCATTCAACAATATATGCTTATAACCAACCAATTTGGGATCAACATCGAGCTAGCCATTCATAAGCTCTTTAATCTGCCTCTTTTAATTACTTATTACAAGTTCCGTTTTAAAATCACTGTTGATTAAAGATTTTGCATACAGATTATACAATAATATTCTTATAAATACTATATTATAAAATAGAGAAAAAGAATatgttaaaatatttttatattctCAATCAATGTGACTCGTATATTCTACTACATCACacttttattttttaaataatattatGATTTGGTATTATAAAATATTTAGTGTAATACTTCTTTACACTAATAATATCCTATCTTTAATctttataaaatattatattttttaataatataataataaaataatacaattaaaaaaataattactattttttgtttttgattaTAGATTATTTTTGAGTTTTCAGATATATATtaagaaaaataataattattaatataaaaatgaaaaattataGATATTTTTACAAAATTATTCTTAATTCAtgacataaaaaataaatttacataattaaaaagaaaaaatttATATTATAAAATAACTTATTTTTGGTacaatttttttttctaaacGACGGAGGGAGTATTTTCCTATTAAAAAGTGAGAATTTTCTCCTAAAACAGTCATTTTATAAATTCATATTTTGCTCTCATGTGTTCACATATGTTCTTATATGTTCTTTTAGTTGTTGTCATCATCAAGTCTTCAATTAGTTTTTTTGATTAATTGGATATGTAATGTATtgaattttttacaaaaataacccattttttcaagggaatttccaaaataccctggtttcaaaaaaaatctcaaactacctcacttttaggaggcgactcctcttaaaaattgaatgcaGATGCCgattggattggctagggcatgtgccctagtcaatccaattggcgtccatgtgtataacttgagaggaggcgccaattggattggcgcctcagtgtaaaatgcaatttttttgttataaatagatgtgttatgtgagtcattgttccacatctcatttAATCATTCGGCAAACATGTTTagtgttcgtcgccgatacggaaaggtgatttatgcaagagacaaacctcagatgttgatgctcttctgaAACATtactacgttcgatcaactgaagagggagctggttcgttggttagatgggaaaatatcagaaggaaaaaaaattagaagtattgagagactcgataaTATCTTTGGTTGGATGCGAATGAAGACTTataaggatgttagggaaattatgttcggtcgagatgacatcaatttgattgttgtaatcagttaaAAATATTTATCTTTTCAGATAacttattttgtactgatgtttgttgtgaacctcgttgtaacaagaacttaatgatatataatgattgaatgttatagaaatacaatgttacaaaaagcttaagacctagataATGCTTATCGATTGGGAcaattgttcttgttgtgtcctggttgacgataaatactacataatcttaccattttatctgtggaaagacattgttgttgttgtctttTGCAAcgggaaagacattgttgttgttgtcttttgcaaccgccataagcaaagtacccttgtatttgtcgtataaccaagtgtcatcaatttgaataataggtttgcagaatgcgaaacctttgatgcatgggtcaaacgcccaaaagagacggtgaaagattctattacctgtaacATAGTTCTTTCTGGAATCattgctggcaatgtctccataattgtCACAGTTCATGGGACATATGTTTTAAGGGCCCATAAAAATCttggcaattctttgtatgaatcctcctagttgccgaatacctgttcaacaatctttgtcctcgcaatccagaatttcttgtaagatgaagtataattatatgttgttctgatataggatataattatactcaccttcactgatgggtaTTTATTAACCATCGGCAGAATGTCTTGAGATATCAATGCAGCGCTgagtttacggtgatcttgttcaacgttagttgcaatgcaactgtaaggtgggtctattgaagcgatctcccaagagtcatttttctttttgtaagacgcagccaaccgaaacttacaaaggatgttatgacattcgataacataccttcttgAATCAGTGCGTTTCATTGTAAAATCAGTAGAGTTTTTCATGTGGAAAattttgatagctcgcacacattcttctttggtacgaaacatgtctcccacctttaatttGCCTTTTGatcgtggatacgggttatagaaaacactgttggatgtatcatcgtcgtgcagatccaaatttgtcatatgttgaggcggattgtagacatgactaggaggtattggtggtggttgatcatcatcttcaatgtcgttgttcaacatctgatcaacctgtatctcggtctcctctttTTCTTCATCAACGATGTTaacttctgcttctgcttctgggttgacgtcatctgaccattgtggatcaaattcaccatattcatcctgactggttatttgagactgctgagacggtatacatggttgaagagtaatgtacaactcaatacagttgtAGCCTGAAagttcatgactaacaaacatgtattcaacatcttcatcgtctcgtaccttaagcgggaaaaacttgcattgactattctaaaaaaatattggattttgatacgtgatctttgacacaatacccggtcctatacaggattgtattctttttttcaaatgcaagaatgttgcatttctcttgatcgtaagtctaatggtatcagtgtttcaaaaacaaaaaccatatcgtatttttcaccgttgcagtgaacgttgacactgtattttggtgaagatgacattgtgcaaatgaaaactattttcttgctgcagatgaatgtgagtgatgtgtcttggatgttgatagtaagacacttaaatagggaaatgatgtgtctcacatgctagctagttcgaagtgatgtgtcgcacatgcaagctagtccgaaatgatgtgtcaaccatgcaagctactaagaagtgacatgttcagcatgcaagagagaggacagccacgtgtcagacatgcagacacacactccaattgaattggcgcccccattcattccttgcacatgggcgtCAATCTATTTGACGGAaccttgtcaaagcatgcatgcagaccttgtcaaagcatgcatgcatgtccctatggaggcgccaatttgaacGATGATACCATGTACAAGTTGtacatgggcgccaattcaattggagacaccatgcaagcacaacttttcatgctccccttcatttgcctataaatacatcaacatttcttccacaccatcactctcactacttcttctacaatacttcttctacaatttcatctgcaacaacttcttgtagtttctttgagtatatacattcatgatggtgacggccttgtacacatcagataaatggttgtaagcgtcttgacaAGTATAAGCACATGCTGCAATGACATGcgagcaaggaatgcggaaggcctggaattttccacaatcgcaccaacttctgtttagtctaacagcataggctaaatttggtctcccctcgttgtggtccattgtttcctggacgctgaaattttgcctatgacggtcaaagactgttacaacgtgtgtgctagctttgatgctctcctctttcatgactttcatgcaacactcactgaatacttgcccggacattaacattgcactccatctttcacctctggttgtgaacgtagaagccaacctataataggtcaatcttaccaaggcggttattggcaggtttctaattcctttgaataccccgttcatgcattccacaaggtttgttgtcatgtggccccatcaACAACCTttgtcaaatgcccttgtccacttctctactggtatgttatttagccatttccatgcgtcttcattagacagtctaatttcatcacgataatattgaaatgaaggctaagttagagcatacccaacattcaccaccttcttgcgaagattcttatcttttattgcacgcatgaagttttgtg from Lathyrus oleraceus cultivar Zhongwan6 chromosome 7, CAAS_Psat_ZW6_1.0, whole genome shotgun sequence encodes the following:
- the LOC127106184 gene encoding gamma-glutamyl peptidase 5, with product MEKMGVSGKRFGVLLCADDSDYVKKMYGGYFGVFVKMLEEDGEIWDVYKVARGEFPKDDELVLYDGFVITGSCSDAHGNDTWVSQLVNLLKKLNKMNKKILGICFGHQILGRALGGKVTRSPTGWDLGVRKITLSSSLPSPLSSLQLPSRLSIIKCHRDEIRELPAKAEVIAKSDKTGIEMFRYGDHIMGIQGHPEYSKDILFNIIDRLIQRNFITENLAVKAKEKAGMWEPDKEAWKRLCITFLKGRSCERKNGIENISIGGIF